From Methanobrevibacter millerae:
ACCAAAACACATGAGCGCAGATACAATATATTTAAACTAAAATAAGCCTATCATACTTCACTAACAACAATATCGACGGATTAATACCAACAAGAAAACAAAGCAAAGAAAAAATAAGAAAATTAAATCCAAAGCCATTTACATAAAGACCATTTCACATACGTAGAAGAAATAGATGCCTTCTATTGTCCTGGTGGACAATTTATGTACTTTTTTAGAGAATACACCAAACCAAACAAAGATCCAAGCAAAACCGACAAAATAACAAGAATCTACAACAATTACTCTGCCTGCAAATGCTGCATTCACAAAAACAACTGTTTTACAGATAAACAAACACACAGAACAATCACAGAAAACGGCGAAAGAATGCAAAGAGTAATGCACCATAAAATGGAAAAAGAAGAATATAAAGAAGAATTCAGCAAAAAACCCTATGTAGAAGGACCATTTGGAATATTCAAAGAACAATTCCACATAAAACAAGAAATAGTCATCGGAGTAGTGAAAACCGAAAAAAGACTAAACCTAGACGCACTAGCATACAATATAAAAAGACTATACAACCTAAAACAAGAAAAAAAATAACAACAAAGAAGATATAATAGATTTCTGCGAAAGTATAGCCACAAAAAACCAATTAGAACTCAATGTAACAATAACTTAGCGTCCCGTCAAAAGATTACTTCGGACTGACACCCGCACTCAAATTTAATGATAAAGAAAATCATGCAAAAGCGAAAAGGAATTCACTATTAAATTCCACTAAACCTATTTTAAAAATGAACCATGAATTCAAACTTGCCTAATTGATTATAATGAGAAATATATTATATTAGTTCAAATAAAATATATTATTACAAACTAATTTTTATATAAACATTTAAATTAAAAGTAAAAATATTTTACAGTGGTGACATGAATAAGACATTTATTACAAAAATGCCCAATCATATAGGTGCATTTTTAAAGGCAAGCAAATGCTTGTCCGATTTTGGCATAAATATTACACGTGTGAGTTATAATAAATCCGTGGATTCTCATTTATTATTTATCGATGTTGAAGGCAGTCCTGAAAGTCTTGAAAAAGCAACTCAAGAATTAATGTCAATAGGTTATATCCACCATAATTTGGACCATCGCGATGTAGTGCTACTTGAATTTAAGCTTAAAGATATCCCTGGCGCCGTTACACCAATATTAGAGCTAATCAGTGATTTTAATTTCAACATTACATATATCAGTTCCCAACAGACAGATAAGGAATTCCAGTTCTTTAAGATGGGTCTCGTTGTTGAAAACCAAGCAAATGTCAACACATTCATCAAAAAAGCAAGCGAGATATGTCCCATTAAAGTAATTAATTCAAATTACGCCAATAAGATTTATGACAATAGCTTTTTTTACAACAACTTTGTAAATCAGATATCATCCACAATGGATATCTCATATGAATCCAAAAATGAACTGATCATCAATACAAACCTTGTGATGCAAATGCTTAACGAAAGCGGAGTTTTGCCGTTCCATACCTTTGACAGCATAAGCAGGTTTACAGAAATCATTGCAGCTTCAAAAGGAGAGAATTTCACACCAAGAATAACAAACCATAAAATAACCAAAAATAGCGAAATAACACTTATCGAACCTCCCTGCGGAAGCAACATTACAATCATAAAAAGCTATGGCAAGTACTTATTCATTGATACAGGATATGCCTGCTATGAAGAGGAAATGCATTCAATCATTAAGGAAATCATCCCTGATTTTGACAATATTCCAAAAGAAGTATTCATAACCCATGCAGACGTTGACCATTGCGGACTGTTGCCCCTTTTTGACATTATCTATGCCAGCAGCAAAAGTGCAGAATCACTGAAATCAGAATATAACAATGAAAGCAATTTCCGTGAAAAAAATCCACTTCACAAACCATATATCCGTATTTGCAATATATTAACTTCATATAAACCCGTTCCCCCTCAAAAAATTCAAGTTGTAGGAGATGAACGAACAATAACAAAACCCCTTGAACAAACTGGAGTTTTTGATTTTGGTGAATTTCATTTTAGTCTTTATGAAGGAAAAGGCGGCCATCTTCCCGGTGAATCTGTTCTAATTGATTTTGAACATAAAATTGCATTTACAGGAGACATTTTTATAAATATGAAAGACATGATTCCTAAACAGGCGGAATATAATAGATATGCTCCAATTTTAATGACATCTGTTGATTTTGATTCTGACCTTTGTCGAGAAGAAAGAAATAATCTATTTAATAAATTAAACACTGGGAAATGGCAAATCTTTGGGGGTCATGGTGGTAAAAGAACATATGAATCAAATTAAAAAATTGACCTAATCCCTTTTCATCAGCTTCTTATAATATGTGTTTGTTTGGTATAACGCTCCCACAGGATTGTGTGCGAGTACTTTGTCTTTTGTTACAAGTGTTGTGCATAGGGCATCAGAATATTTATAGAAAAGACTATCATGACCTACGCATAATCCTATTATTACGTTAAGGTCTGTTTTTTCATTATTGAGTATTTTTGCCTGCAGTATTGGATTGCACATTATATTTCCAGT
This genomic window contains:
- a CDS encoding MBL fold metallo-hydrolase, giving the protein MNKTFITKMPNHIGAFLKASKCLSDFGINITRVSYNKSVDSHLLFIDVEGSPESLEKATQELMSIGYIHHNLDHRDVVLLEFKLKDIPGAVTPILELISDFNFNITYISSQQTDKEFQFFKMGLVVENQANVNTFIKKASEICPIKVINSNYANKIYDNSFFYNNFVNQISSTMDISYESKNELIINTNLVMQMLNESGVLPFHTFDSISRFTEIIAASKGENFTPRITNHKITKNSEITLIEPPCGSNITIIKSYGKYLFIDTGYACYEEEMHSIIKEIIPDFDNIPKEVFITHADVDHCGLLPLFDIIYASSKSAESLKSEYNNESNFREKNPLHKPYIRICNILTSYKPVPPQKIQVVGDERTITKPLEQTGVFDFGEFHFSLYEGKGGHLPGESVLIDFEHKIAFTGDIFINMKDMIPKQAEYNRYAPILMTSVDFDSDLCREERNNLFNKLNTGKWQIFGGHGGKRTYESN
- a CDS encoding transposase, with the translated sequence MYFFREYTKPNKDPSKTDKITRIYNNYSACKCCIHKNNCFTDKQTHRTITENGERMQRVMHHKMEKEEYKEEFSKKPYVEGPFGIFKEQFHIKQEIVIGVVKTEKRLNLDALAYNIKRLYNLKQEKK